In Cydia splendana chromosome 25, ilCydSple1.2, whole genome shotgun sequence, a single genomic region encodes these proteins:
- the LOC134802713 gene encoding uncharacterized protein LOC134802713, with product MDSPKIVYKYYSNPAFCGQSEAYTKYVKSPDRRMSPLGGNSPRKVEYSNRILRTDISDNPLRISPAGALRNRDEPPELPPKPPKFQKQFHRQSSLMCKSTRTPVRCRTRSEDLEMAQFKIQKTKYDRNAESDDGLEDSRVKHRYEVIRDDFDDLADYSPTKKRIIEANANEIEEYNVDAPDEHELKEIPTEIVKTVNGKTHRYAIVPSDEDEPVKKHSVTISSPVMTKKNIIATQKLHELLSTPRKLKSYASQPSVRITPNKATSPNRYTGTPQKIMHSTPTHGVTPSKSCANLTSPRNATSPISPKAQQKLHYGTPEEFERHDVFVTSFREKSRERSFDMDRREMSRESRREYERRSPKKEKKSTAVIVPRVAAPPSVYSEETYKSFNSTKTMSAAAASLTIAALMLTLSGGLTTGLSFYMMYTLGRRYYLDFGVLAGFTCFLLGLLGLRSRRHQLLPNRNYISGYIVLSSFSLLSAFGLLLLLSIQPTPGTPLSDITSGAVCAVSALSLFVATLGVFASYCCARDPPDNRVGTVRWY from the exons ATGGATTCGCCTAAAATAGTATATAAATATTACTCAAACCCCGCCTTTTGCGGGCAGAGCGAAGCTTACACCAAATATGTCAAAAGTCCGGACAGAAGAATGTCCCCGCTGGGTGGGAATTCGCCAAGAAAAGTCGAATACAGCAACAGGATACTTAGGACGGACATTTCTGATAATCCTCTAAGGATATCGCCAGCAGGCGCGTTGAGAAACAGAGATGAGCCTCCAGAATTGCCGCCGAAACCGCCGAAGTTTCAAAAACAGTTCCACAGACAGTCTTCTTTGATGTGCAAGTCTACACGAACTCCTGTGAGATGCAGGACAAGAAGTGAAGACTTAGAAATGGCACAATTTAAAATACAGAAGACTAAATATGATAGAAACGCTGAAAGCGATGATGGTTTGGAAGACAGCCGTGTTAAACACAGATACGAAGTTATTAGAGACGATTTCGATGATCTAGCAGACTATTCTCCAACGAAAAAGAGGATAATAGAAGCGAATGCCAACGAAATAGAAGAATATAACGTCGACGCGCCAGATGAACACGAATTGAAAGAAATACCAACTGAAATCGTAAAAACTGTCAATGGAAAGACGCATAGATACGCAATAGTACCTTCAGACGAAGATGAACCAGTTAAAAAACATAGTGTTACCATATCAAGTCCTGTAATGACTAAGAAGAATATAATAGCGACACAGAAACTACATGAACTGCTGTCTACGCCTAGGAAATTAAAGAGCTATGCCAGCCAACCGTCTGTAAGGATAACTCCTAATAAGGCTACAAGTCCTAATCGCTATACAGGCACTCCTCAAAAGATTATGCACAGTACACCGACTCATGGAGTTACACCGTCAAAATCGTGTGCTAACTTGACCTCGCCAAGAAATGCCACGTCTCCTATATCTCCTAAAGCCCAACAGAAGTTACATTACGGGACTCCAGAAGAATTTGAAAGGCATGATGTGTTTGTGACTAGTTTCAGGGAGAAGAGTCGGGAGCGGAGTTTTGATATGGACAGGAGAGAGATGAGTAGGGAGAGTAGGAGGGAGTATGAAAGAAGGAGTCCAAAGAAGGAGAAGAAGAGTACAGCGGTTATTGTGCCCAg GGTAGCAGCACCTCCATCAGTGTACTCCGAGGAGACATACAAGTCCTTCAACAGCACGAAAACCATGAGCGCTGCCGCCGCGTCACTCACTATAGCGGCTTTGATGCTCACTCTGAGCGGTGGACTCACTACTGGACTTAGCTTTTATATGATGTATACG CTTGGCCGACGTTACTATTTGGACTTTGGAGTGCTCGCGGGTTTCACCTGCTTCCTGCTGGGGCTCTTAGGGCTGCGCTCGCGCCGCCACCAGCTGCTGCCGAACAGGAATTACATCTCAG GCTACATCGTTCTCTCCTCCTTTTCCCTCCTCAGCGCGTTCGGTCTCCTCCTGCTCCTCTCCATCCAGCCCACGCCCGGGACGCCGCTCAGCGACATAACCTCAGGCGCCGTGTGCGCCGTGTCCGCATTATCGTTGTTCGTGGCGACCTTGGGAGTTTTCGCCTCGTACTGCTGCGCGAGAGATCCGCCTGATAACAGAGTAGGGACAGTGAGATGGTATTAG
- the LOC134802647 gene encoding late histone H2B.L4-like has protein sequence MAPVKVPKKALKSMEPGGGLIPKKKKEKKMARKNYDSFSIYLFKVLKSCTEINVGISRKSILIMNNFVNDILEQIACEAGRLIAHGKKTTLSENEIRTATKLLIPGELGKHALLEGEKALRNYKNHSNSQSY, from the coding sequence atggcACCCGTCAAAGTTCCGAAGAAAGCGCTCAAGTCCATGGAGCCAGGAGGCGGCCTGATCCCCAAAAAGAAGAAGGAGAAGAAGATGGCAAGAAAGAACTACGACAGTTTCTCAATATACCTCTTCAAAGTGTTAAAATCGTGTACAGAAATAAACGTCGGAATCAGTAGAAAAAGCATCCTAATCATGAACAATTTCGTCAACGATATCTTAGAGCAGATCGCTTGTGAAGCTGGAAGACTAATAGCCCACGGAAAGAAGACTACTTTAAGCGAGAACGAAATAAGAACGGCCACAAAACTACTCATTCCTGGCGAGCTGGGAAAGCACGCATTGCTGGAGGGGGAGAAAGCGCTACGCAACTATAAGAACCACTCGAACAGTCAGAGTTATTAA
- the LOC134802711 gene encoding GILT-like protein 2 has product MLPYSMLLLFLVAVAAVGSAEIRSSDWDIKSMEIKKGDKANLKLYYESLCPDCVDFQIKRLDPLLKEIGSYIDLKLYPYGKAKRHEKNGKTVITCQHGEEECYGNKLHACAIDKLKDIKVAAHYITCMMNGTWGGDGSTDKDATKCGDQMKIDSKPIKECAKGKKGEELLEYYGKETEKVKFRSVPHVLINGEKFDLEDDLKKKICETLKNLPPQCKTKELLNIFSSILSNIF; this is encoded by the exons AAATTAGGTCAAGTGATTGGGATATAAAGTCCATGGAG ATAAAGAAAGGAGATAAAGCGAATCTAAAATTGTATTATGAAAGTCTATGCCCTGACTGCGTAGACTTCCAAATAAAACGATTGGACCCCTTATTAAAGGAAATCGGATCTTACATCGATCTTAAACTGTATCCTTATGGAAAAGCTAAA AGGCATGAAAAAAATGGTAAGACCGTAATTACTTGCCAGCACGGCGAAGAGGAGTGCTACGGGAACAAGCTTCATGCCTGTGCCATTGATAAACTGAAGGACATTAAAGTGGCGGCACATTACATCACCTGTATGATGAACGGGACGTGGGGAGGCGACGGATCCACTGATAAAGACGCCACTAAG TGCGGAGATCAAATGAAAATCGACTCAAAGCCTATCAAGGAATGCGCTAAAGGTAAAAAAGGGGAGGAACTACTAGAATACTACGGCAAAGAGACCGAAAAGGTCAAGTTCAGAAGCGTACCTCATGTGTTAATAAATGGGGAGAAGTTTGACCTGGAGGACGACTTGAAGAAGAAAATATGCGAAACTTTGAAAAATCTGCCACCTCAATGTAAAACTAAAGAGCTATTGAACATTTTCTCCTCAATTTTGTCTAATATTTTCTGA